In one Desulfomicrobium escambiense DSM 10707 genomic region, the following are encoded:
- a CDS encoding response regulator, with product MPKSTVLLIEDDNLLRMGLKSMIGMKEDYVVDADVATGREGIQAFSQQHADIVLLDLRLPDMPGTEVLKRLREKDKTVKIIVLTACDSDEMLFETLEYGTNAYVLKGENPDELFLAIKYALNDDLFISPRLAKTIVKDYLFATRQRKGFPTLQCLTPRELEVVRYIFDGRKSREIADMLSISIKTVDKHRSNILQKIGIHNFNELRQGGLYLLDFMKQAE from the coding sequence ATGCCGAAAAGCACGGTTCTCTTGATCGAAGACGACAATCTGCTGCGCATGGGACTGAAATCCATGATCGGCATGAAAGAGGATTACGTCGTCGACGCGGACGTGGCCACGGGCAGGGAAGGCATCCAGGCCTTCAGCCAGCAGCATGCGGACATTGTCCTGCTCGACCTGCGCCTGCCGGACATGCCCGGCACCGAAGTGCTCAAAAGGCTGCGGGAAAAGGACAAGACTGTGAAGATCATCGTGCTCACGGCCTGCGACAGCGACGAAATGCTCTTTGAGACGCTCGAGTACGGCACTAACGCTTACGTTCTCAAGGGAGAAAATCCCGACGAGCTTTTTCTCGCCATCAAATACGCCCTGAACGACGATCTTTTCATCAGCCCGAGGCTGGCGAAAACAATCGTCAAAGACTACCTTTTCGCCACACGCCAGCGCAAGGGCTTCCCGACTTTGCAGTGCCTGACCCCGAGAGAGCTGGAAGTGGTCAGGTACATTTTCGACGGCAGAAAAAGCAGAGAAATAGCCGACATGCTCTCCATCAGCATCAAGACTGTCGACAAGCACCGCTCGAACATTCTGCAGAAGATCGGCATTCACAATTTCAATGAATTGCGACAGGGCGGGTTGTATTTGCTTGATTTCATGAAGCAGGCTGAATAG
- a CDS encoding response regulator gives MTLSSRRILLVDDDEISRLVAAEILTHLGATVDLAAVPDDAMRLVGENRYDLIMLDLFMPNVNGIDLAGIMIALDGSLTEKITLLTAGGPDGSSPVPATRLHVFSKPLQADEVLDFLAATASGERYDVEVPAENPEYPKIDGIDIPIGIRNFMGLEQSYFATLSAFPEYSRKLLDDLTLNAAKSNTRECRRLAHSLKGSSAMIGALDIHALAKQIESSCTQSPAPGQNTDLFQRLEALIHRTNHSIEACITRQHRLFREF, from the coding sequence ATGACGCTAAGCAGCAGACGCATCCTTCTCGTTGACGACGACGAAATAAGCCGTCTTGTGGCCGCCGAAATCCTGACGCACCTTGGAGCAACCGTCGATCTTGCGGCGGTGCCGGATGATGCCATGCGCTTGGTCGGCGAAAACCGCTACGACCTGATCATGCTCGACCTGTTCATGCCTAACGTGAACGGAATTGACTTGGCAGGCATCATGATTGCCCTCGACGGATCCCTGACGGAGAAAATCACCCTCCTTACCGCCGGCGGTCCCGATGGTTCGAGTCCGGTCCCGGCGACTCGGCTGCACGTTTTCAGCAAACCGCTCCAAGCGGACGAGGTGCTCGATTTTCTGGCCGCCACCGCATCCGGAGAACGATATGACGTCGAAGTCCCGGCCGAAAACCCGGAATATCCGAAAATCGACGGCATCGACATACCGATCGGAATTCGAAACTTCATGGGACTGGAACAGTCGTACTTTGCGACACTGAGCGCATTTCCGGAGTACAGCCGCAAACTTCTTGACGACCTCACCCTGAACGCGGCCAAGTCGAACACGAGGGAATGCCGCAGGCTCGCCCACAGTCTGAAAGGATCTTCCGCCATGATCGGGGCGCTGGATATCCATGCCCTGGCCAAACAGATCGAATCTTCGTGCACCCAATCTCCCGCCCCGGGACAAAACACAGACCTCTTTCAACGCCTCGAAGCGCTCATCCACAGAACAAACCACAGCATTGAAGCCTGCATCACGCGTCAGCACAGGCTCTTCCGGGAATTCTGA
- a CDS encoding tetratricopeptide repeat protein, which translates to MAMSERLCACLCCVVVVALPLAGAAGDMSVLGGGDAGLISSRSRNCPDNVGGQGRKPGGWVGADGSSTAAAMEAGSAAVHFRLAEELFQAGRLDAALSSYTLAITLEPNHAGALQGRWKLCSRLSLHRQALKDLSRLIELMPGRADFYYERGRMLLKLNSVRDAYRDFLRAYELDRRYPRPTLLEDEVPTGKVLVAKRPRWTGDALGPVPEASKGRTRFRIPGRACADA; encoded by the coding sequence ATGGCTATGTCGGAGAGACTGTGCGCATGTTTGTGCTGCGTTGTCGTGGTTGCCCTGCCGTTGGCCGGTGCTGCTGGAGATATGTCGGTCTTGGGGGGCGGGGATGCCGGATTGATTTCGAGTCGGTCCAGAAACTGTCCTGACAACGTGGGTGGGCAGGGACGCAAGCCTGGCGGTTGGGTTGGGGCTGACGGCTCTTCAACCGCTGCCGCCATGGAGGCCGGATCCGCGGCCGTCCATTTTAGGCTTGCCGAGGAATTGTTCCAGGCCGGGCGTCTAGATGCGGCCCTTTCGAGCTATACTCTGGCCATCACTCTTGAGCCGAACCACGCCGGGGCGTTGCAGGGCCGGTGGAAACTGTGCTCGCGGCTTTCGCTGCATCGTCAGGCTTTGAAAGATCTGAGCAGGTTGATCGAACTCATGCCGGGCAGGGCCGACTTTTATTACGAACGTGGACGGATGCTGCTGAAATTGAACAGCGTCAGGGATGCGTACCGGGACTTCCTGCGGGCCTATGAACTCGACCGGAGATATCCGCGCCCGACGTTGCTTGAGGACGAGGTACCGACAGGCAAGGTTCTGGTTGCGAAACGACCCCGTTGGACCGGGGATGCACTGGGGCCTGTTCCGGAAGCCTCTAAAGGGAGAACTCGATTCAGAATTCCCGGAAGAGCCTGTGCTGACGCGTGA